One Pseudonocardia abyssalis DNA segment encodes these proteins:
- a CDS encoding DUF5313 family protein, which yields MTTLRPGPLWWLWYAMGGGLPARYRGWVLHDVSTRTWALRQMLRSVVQLVPFGILLVVLVPGELWVRLVAVLGGALVGLMYAASFVHLTTEHRSVKAGWAPGQAEAERERLTAPSREAAARRYAERYR from the coding sequence ATGACGACGCTCCGGCCCGGTCCGCTGTGGTGGCTCTGGTACGCCATGGGCGGCGGGTTGCCCGCGCGGTACCGGGGCTGGGTGCTGCACGACGTCTCGACGAGGACGTGGGCGCTGCGGCAGATGCTGCGCTCGGTGGTGCAGCTGGTGCCCTTCGGCATCCTGCTGGTGGTGCTGGTGCCCGGGGAGCTGTGGGTCCGGCTGGTCGCCGTCCTCGGTGGGGCACTGGTCGGACTGATGTACGCGGCCTCGTTCGTCCATCTGACGACCGAGCACCGGTCGGTCAAGGCGGGCTGGGCGCCCGGACAGGCCGAGGCGGAGCGGGAGCGGCTCACGGCCCCCTCGCGGGAGGCGGCGGCCCGGCGCTACGCCGAGCGGTACCGCTAG
- a CDS encoding SsgA family sporulation/cell division regulator → MDANTTVSQDMFTVLHGQPAPVVTRWSYDAADPFAVTLAVRTRADRWVEWLVGRDLVLEGLEGPTGEGDIRMSPQTVQGYDIVEIEIRSTDGRAVLEVDRDLLRHFVEASAELVAFGDEHGLMDLDGEIAKLTAGAE, encoded by the coding sequence ATGGACGCCAACACCACTGTCTCGCAGGACATGTTCACCGTGCTCCACGGCCAGCCCGCGCCGGTCGTGACGCGCTGGAGCTACGACGCCGCGGACCCGTTCGCCGTCACGCTCGCCGTCCGGACCAGGGCCGACCGCTGGGTCGAGTGGCTGGTCGGGCGCGACCTGGTCCTCGAGGGCCTCGAGGGCCCCACCGGCGAGGGCGACATCCGCATGAGCCCGCAGACCGTGCAGGGCTACGACATCGTCGAGATCGAGATCCGCTCCACCGACGGCCGGGCCGTCCTGGAGGTCGACCGCGACCTGCTGCGGCACTTCGTCGAGGCGTCCGCCGAGCTGGTCGCGTTCGGTGACGAGCACGGCCTGATGGACCTGGACGGGGAGATCGCGAAGCTCACCGCGGGCGCCGAGTAG
- a CDS encoding SRPBCC family protein, whose amino-acid sequence MRYADGPVVEGSVHIAATPQRVWEVVSDIHLMPALSSELQSVEWLDEGTTAVGRAFRGRSSHPAAGEWSTTSRIVCCEESRTFGWDVEDPQNPSASWRFELTPSDGGTDLRQWARLGPGPSNLTTAIERMPEKEERIVAHRLREWQAGIDANLVAIKERAENP is encoded by the coding sequence ATGAGGTACGCCGACGGGCCGGTCGTCGAGGGCAGCGTGCACATCGCGGCCACGCCGCAGCGCGTGTGGGAGGTCGTCAGCGACATCCACCTGATGCCGGCTCTGAGCAGCGAGCTGCAGTCCGTCGAGTGGCTCGACGAGGGTACGACCGCCGTCGGCCGGGCGTTCCGCGGCCGCAGCAGCCACCCCGCGGCCGGGGAGTGGTCGACGACGTCGCGCATCGTGTGCTGCGAGGAGTCCCGGACGTTCGGCTGGGACGTCGAGGACCCGCAGAACCCGTCCGCGAGCTGGCGCTTCGAGCTCACCCCCAGCGACGGCGGTACCGACCTGCGCCAGTGGGCCCGGCTCGGCCCGGGCCCGTCGAACCTCACCACCGCCATCGAGCGGATGCCGGAGAAGGAGGAGCGGATCGTCGCCCACCGGCTCCGCGAGTGGCAGGCCGGGATCGACGCGAACCTGGTGGCGATCAAGGAGCGGGCCGAGAACCCATGA
- a CDS encoding AMP-binding protein — translation MTGSAEAFYAARTFLQEHRTDYDTAYRDFAWPEIDEFNFALDHIDAVAADPQRGAQRALWIVEGDGSEAHWTFAELAERSNRVANWLRGHGVARGDRIILMLGNQVELWETMLAAMKLGAVVIPATTLLTAADLRDRLDRGAAKHVVVGGGDAAKFDDVEGEYTKIAVRDAPQGWLDYADADSASAEFAPDGITKGSDTLLLYFTSGTTAKPKLVEHTHASYPVGHLSTMYWIGLEPGDVHLNISSPGWAKHAWSNVFAPWIAESCVLVMNYAKFDAASVLAVLDRCGVDSFCAPPTVWRMLIQADLSGLKTPPQKVVGAGEPLNPEVIEQIEKAWGVRIRDGFGQTESTVQIGNPPGQTVKAGSMGRPIPGYPIVLVDPATGEAGVEEGEICIDLARRPLGLMVGYAGDPERNAEAMANGYYHTGDVGSRDADGYITYVGRADDVFKASDYRISPFELESVLIEHPAVAEAAIVPSPDSVRLAVPKAYVVLAAGYDPTEETARDILQFAREHLAPYKRIRRLEFFDLPKTISGKIRRVELRGREGELHARDGATPPGEFTL, via the coding sequence ATGACCGGCTCGGCAGAGGCCTTCTACGCGGCGCGCACGTTCCTGCAGGAACACCGCACCGACTACGACACCGCCTACCGCGACTTCGCCTGGCCGGAGATCGACGAGTTCAACTTCGCGCTCGACCACATCGACGCCGTCGCGGCCGACCCGCAGCGCGGGGCGCAGCGGGCGCTGTGGATCGTCGAGGGGGACGGTTCCGAGGCGCACTGGACGTTCGCGGAGCTCGCGGAGCGCTCGAACCGGGTCGCCAACTGGCTGCGCGGGCACGGCGTCGCGCGCGGCGACCGGATCATCCTGATGCTCGGCAACCAGGTCGAGCTGTGGGAGACGATGCTCGCCGCGATGAAGCTCGGCGCCGTCGTCATCCCGGCCACGACGCTGCTCACCGCCGCCGACCTGCGTGACCGCCTCGACCGCGGCGCCGCGAAGCACGTCGTCGTCGGCGGGGGCGACGCGGCCAAGTTCGACGACGTCGAGGGCGAGTACACGAAGATCGCCGTCCGTGACGCGCCGCAGGGCTGGCTCGACTACGCCGACGCGGACTCCGCGTCCGCCGAGTTCGCGCCCGACGGGATCACGAAGGGCAGCGACACGCTGCTGCTCTACTTCACCTCCGGCACCACCGCGAAGCCCAAGCTCGTGGAGCACACGCACGCGAGCTACCCCGTCGGGCACCTGTCCACGATGTACTGGATCGGGCTGGAGCCCGGCGACGTCCACCTCAACATCTCCTCGCCGGGCTGGGCCAAGCACGCGTGGAGCAACGTCTTCGCGCCGTGGATCGCCGAGTCCTGCGTGCTCGTCATGAACTACGCGAAGTTCGACGCGGCGTCCGTGCTCGCCGTGCTCGACCGCTGCGGCGTCGACAGCTTCTGCGCCCCGCCCACGGTGTGGCGGATGCTCATCCAGGCCGACCTGTCCGGCCTGAAGACGCCGCCGCAGAAGGTCGTCGGCGCGGGGGAGCCGCTCAACCCCGAGGTCATCGAGCAGATCGAGAAGGCATGGGGGGTGCGGATCCGCGACGGCTTCGGGCAGACCGAGTCGACCGTGCAGATCGGCAACCCGCCCGGCCAGACCGTCAAGGCCGGCTCGATGGGCCGCCCGATCCCCGGCTACCCGATCGTCCTGGTCGACCCGGCCACGGGGGAGGCCGGCGTCGAGGAGGGCGAGATCTGCATCGACCTCGCCCGGCGCCCGCTCGGGCTGATGGTCGGCTACGCCGGCGACCCCGAGCGCAACGCCGAGGCGATGGCGAACGGGTACTACCACACCGGCGACGTCGGGTCCCGCGACGCCGACGGCTACATCACCTACGTCGGGCGCGCCGACGACGTGTTCAAGGCGTCGGACTACCGCATCTCGCCGTTCGAGCTGGAGAGCGTGCTCATCGAGCACCCGGCGGTGGCGGAGGCGGCGATCGTGCCGTCGCCCGACTCCGTCCGCCTCGCCGTCCCGAAGGCGTACGTGGTGCTCGCGGCGGGCTACGACCCCACCGAGGAGACCGCGCGCGACATCCTGCAGTTCGCCCGCGAGCACCTTGCGCCGTACAAGCGGATCCGACGCCTGGAGTTCTTCGATCTGCCCAAGACCATCTCGGGGAAGATCCGCCGCGTCGAGCTGCGCGGGCGCGAGGGTGAGCTGCACGCCCGGGACGGCGCGACCCCGCCGGGAGAGTTCACCCTCTAG
- a CDS encoding flavin reductase family protein → MRTDLDPTELGAGAFYRLLTSVVVPRPIAWVSTRSAAGVDNLAPHSFFTVSCVDPPMVQFTSVGVKDSLTNARETGEFVVCLATDPLFEQVNATGTDFPAGVSEFAEVGLTAAPSEKVTPPRVAESPVALECRLEQALTLGDSTVVIGRVVHASISTDVFDGDPHDGGLPTIAKLRPLARLGRDEWSGIGELKEITRIRYRDWPGHYSPPTA, encoded by the coding sequence ATGCGCACCGACCTGGACCCGACCGAGCTCGGCGCGGGTGCCTTCTACCGCCTGCTGACCTCCGTCGTCGTTCCCCGCCCGATCGCCTGGGTGAGCACCCGCTCGGCCGCGGGCGTCGACAACCTCGCTCCGCACTCGTTCTTCACCGTGTCCTGCGTCGATCCGCCGATGGTCCAGTTCACCAGCGTCGGGGTGAAGGACTCGCTGACCAACGCGCGCGAGACCGGCGAGTTCGTCGTCTGCCTGGCCACCGACCCACTGTTCGAGCAGGTCAACGCGACGGGCACCGACTTCCCCGCGGGTGTCAGCGAGTTCGCGGAGGTCGGGCTGACGGCCGCGCCGAGTGAGAAGGTGACGCCGCCGCGGGTCGCCGAGTCACCCGTGGCGCTGGAGTGCCGCCTCGAGCAGGCGCTGACCCTCGGCGACTCCACCGTCGTGATCGGCCGCGTGGTGCACGCCTCGATCAGCACCGACGTGTTCGACGGCGACCCGCACGACGGCGGGCTGCCCACGATCGCGAAGCTCCGACCCCTGGCCCGGCTCGGGCGCGACGAGTGGTCGGGGATCGGCGAGCTCAAGGAGATCACCCGGATCCGGTACCGGGACTGGCCGGGGCACTACTCCCCGCCGACCGCCTGA
- a CDS encoding SDR family NAD(P)-dependent oxidoreductase, translated as MLASVLDTVLDRTVAPGYSRLGYLARSAGWSGAQADPEPGALSGKVALVTGGGGGLGLATVTGLARLGASVHLVARDTGRGAAARAQVAAAVPGADLHVTRCDVSDLDDVRRAGEVLAAAGPDVLVHNAGVLPPGRTESPQGHELCLATHVLGPHLLTRLLADALGGGRVLWISSGGMYAQKLTSAEPVPYNGTTAYARTKRMQVVLSGLWAARGLDSHAVHPGWADTPGLASSLPGFGKLVGRLLRTAEQGADTAVWLAAARRSDAGTGRFWHDRAPRPEHYVPWTRETPDERDALWSRVQALTS; from the coding sequence GTGCTCGCCTCCGTTCTCGACACCGTCCTGGACCGCACCGTGGCCCCCGGCTACTCCCGGCTCGGCTACCTGGCCCGCTCGGCGGGCTGGTCGGGGGCGCAGGCCGACCCGGAGCCCGGCGCGCTGTCGGGAAAGGTCGCCCTGGTGACGGGCGGCGGCGGTGGCCTGGGGCTCGCCACGGTCACCGGGCTGGCGCGCCTCGGCGCCAGCGTGCACCTGGTCGCCCGGGACACCGGACGCGGTGCGGCGGCCCGTGCGCAGGTCGCGGCCGCGGTGCCCGGCGCCGACCTGCACGTCACCCGCTGCGACGTCTCCGACCTCGACGACGTCCGCCGCGCCGGCGAGGTGCTCGCCGCCGCCGGTCCCGACGTGCTGGTGCACAACGCGGGCGTACTCCCGCCGGGGCGCACCGAGTCCCCGCAGGGCCACGAGCTGTGCCTGGCCACGCACGTGCTCGGCCCGCACCTGCTCACCCGCCTGCTCGCCGACGCATTGGGCGGGGGCCGGGTGCTGTGGATCTCCTCGGGCGGCATGTACGCCCAGAAGCTGACCTCCGCCGAGCCGGTGCCCTACAACGGCACCACCGCCTACGCCCGCACGAAGCGGATGCAGGTGGTGCTGTCCGGGCTGTGGGCGGCCCGCGGGCTCGACTCGCACGCGGTGCACCCGGGCTGGGCCGACACCCCCGGGCTCGCCAGCTCGCTGCCCGGCTTCGGCAAGCTCGTCGGCCGGCTGCTGCGCACCGCGGAGCAGGGCGCCGACACGGCGGTCTGGCTCGCGGCGGCGCGACGGTCGGACGCGGGGACCGGCCGGTTCTGGCACGACCGGGCCCCGCGCCCGGAGCACTACGTGCCCTGGACGCGGGAGACCCCGGACGAGCGTGACGCGCTGTGGAGCCGGGTGCAGGCGCTCACCAGCTGA
- a CDS encoding DUF5709 domain-containing protein, translating into MPDFDDQSAAPDLGAAVQLDNAETLDGAAGGPDALDAGYIPPDRPYALDEDAHETLDERLAAEEPEQAPDADADRSGRLTAVDGDDTEATDVGVDGGAASAEEAAVHDVDGDTRVDGEPSVADDPSLVDPEVDAEIAEADADRRGVRDAAAGIDDAVDGSAAGASGRIDAGPFTGL; encoded by the coding sequence ATGCCCGACTTCGACGACCAGTCCGCCGCCCCCGACCTGGGTGCCGCGGTGCAGCTCGACAACGCCGAGACCCTCGACGGCGCCGCGGGCGGCCCCGACGCCCTCGACGCGGGGTACATCCCGCCGGACCGCCCCTACGCTCTCGACGAGGACGCCCACGAGACCCTCGACGAGCGCCTCGCGGCGGAGGAGCCCGAGCAGGCGCCCGACGCCGACGCCGACCGCTCCGGCCGGCTGACCGCCGTCGACGGGGACGACACCGAGGCCACCGACGTCGGCGTCGACGGCGGTGCCGCGTCCGCGGAGGAGGCGGCCGTGCACGACGTCGACGGCGACACCCGCGTCGACGGCGAGCCGTCGGTCGCCGACGACCCGTCGCTCGTCGATCCCGAGGTGGACGCGGAGATCGCCGAGGCCGACGCCGACCGCCGTGGTGTCCGGGACGCCGCGGCCGGGATCGACGACGCCGTCGACGGGTCCGCCGCGGGCGCGTCCGGGCGCATCGACGCGGGACCGTTCACGGGTCTGTGA
- a CDS encoding DUF1990 family protein, with protein sequence MRCSGLPGEGRPSRNTRPRVPVRRDRYRSPALNAPDLAAVVDDLRGRSVNYDEALAPPHVTDGWHQDRWAVELGHEAPGEPEPGGLVAAADALVNGYEFTDPSLLRAAYRYPADVVGRDMLLQGRFAMFRFHMGVRITAELDELREGPDGPERVVGWAYQTLDGHLEQGKLTYEIVKNLTTGRVEFRIDAYSRQSEIRNPLFRVGFGLFGRHTQLRFYRAALERLKARLPHPPGEPGPDPDGLVRVPTGAPPDHATWAEIHVVHPGR encoded by the coding sequence ATGCGGTGCAGTGGGCTGCCGGGCGAGGGCCGGCCGAGTAGGAACACGAGACCCCGGGTACCCGTTCGCCGTGATCGTTACCGGAGTCCCGCACTGAACGCCCCCGACCTGGCCGCCGTCGTCGACGACCTGCGCGGCCGCTCGGTCAACTACGACGAGGCGCTCGCTCCCCCGCACGTCACCGACGGGTGGCACCAGGACCGGTGGGCCGTCGAGCTGGGGCACGAGGCGCCCGGCGAGCCGGAGCCCGGCGGGCTGGTCGCCGCCGCCGACGCCCTGGTCAACGGCTACGAGTTCACCGACCCGTCACTGCTGCGCGCGGCGTACCGGTACCCGGCCGACGTGGTGGGCCGCGACATGCTGCTGCAGGGCCGCTTCGCGATGTTCCGCTTCCACATGGGCGTGCGGATCACCGCCGAGCTCGACGAGCTGCGCGAGGGCCCGGACGGCCCCGAGCGCGTCGTGGGGTGGGCGTACCAGACCCTCGACGGGCACCTGGAGCAGGGAAAGCTGACCTACGAGATCGTCAAGAACCTGACGACCGGGCGGGTCGAGTTCCGCATCGACGCGTACTCGCGGCAGTCGGAGATCCGCAACCCGCTGTTCCGCGTCGGCTTCGGCCTCTTCGGCCGGCACACCCAGCTGCGGTTCTACCGCGCGGCGCTGGAACGCCTGAAGGCCCGCCTCCCGCACCCGCCCGGCGAGCCCGGGCCCGACCCCGACGGCCTGGTCCGCGTGCCGACCGGCGCCCCGCCGGACCACGCCACCTGGGCCGAGATCCACGTGGTGCACCCCGGCCGCTGA
- a CDS encoding Lrp/AsnC family transcriptional regulator → MVGPLGALDRRIVGALQVDGRAPWARIAAVLGEPEGTVARHGLGLLAQGGVQVVGVPAPEAGTVVHLRCGPGQERVAALALARRRDTRWAHLLAGPAGGVAEIGCPPERLDRLVGDELPRIPGLVAATALTVLRYVRTEDEWRPGLLAPDECEALAEHLPPPGDAPFGETKGLSPTDRMLLTALQFDARRDDDELAEVTGLSRSAVPRRVDRLRRDGRLRIRVVVDPARLGFGLRAVVRASAAPRDVAAVAAGLRREPWVLRACRTTGDRPVLAEVAVPGVDALHDLTTDAPWLERVTALDTAVVVGTLKDGGLFTPPVD, encoded by the coding sequence GTGGTCGGGCCACTCGGCGCGCTCGACCGGCGCATCGTCGGTGCGCTCCAGGTCGACGGGCGGGCCCCGTGGGCGCGGATCGCCGCGGTGCTCGGCGAGCCCGAGGGCACCGTCGCCCGGCACGGCCTGGGCCTGCTGGCGCAGGGGGGAGTGCAGGTCGTCGGCGTGCCCGCCCCGGAGGCGGGCACGGTCGTGCACCTGCGCTGCGGCCCCGGGCAGGAGCGGGTCGCCGCACTGGCGCTCGCGCGGCGGCGCGACACCCGCTGGGCCCACCTGCTGGCCGGACCGGCCGGTGGGGTCGCCGAGATCGGCTGCCCGCCCGAGCGCCTCGACCGCCTCGTCGGTGACGAGCTGCCGCGCATTCCCGGGCTCGTCGCCGCCACCGCGCTCACGGTCCTGCGCTATGTCCGCACCGAGGACGAGTGGCGCCCCGGCCTCCTCGCGCCCGACGAGTGCGAGGCGCTGGCCGAGCACCTGCCCCCGCCGGGTGACGCGCCGTTCGGGGAGACCAAGGGGCTGAGCCCGACCGACCGCATGCTGCTCACCGCCCTGCAGTTCGACGCCCGCCGCGACGACGACGAGCTCGCCGAGGTCACCGGGCTCTCCCGCAGCGCGGTCCCGCGGCGGGTCGACCGCCTGCGCCGCGACGGCCGCCTGCGGATCCGGGTCGTGGTGGACCCGGCCCGGCTCGGGTTCGGGCTGCGGGCCGTCGTGCGGGCGTCGGCGGCGCCGCGGGACGTCGCGGCGGTGGCGGCGGGGCTGCGGCGGGAGCCGTGGGTGCTGCGGGCGTGCCGCACGACCGGTGACCGCCCGGTGCTCGCGGAGGTCGCGGTGCCCGGGGTCGACGCGCTGCACGACCTGACGACCGACGCCCCGTGGCTGGAGCGGGTGACGGCGCTGGACACGGCGGTGGTGGTGGGGACGCTGAAGGACGGCGGCCTGTTCACCCCGCCCGTCGACTAG
- a CDS encoding TetR/AcrR family transcriptional regulator, whose protein sequence is MTTAPRPRDPAPRPRDSAATRAALLAAARELFAERGYDGTTVRGVADRAGVNQALLFRYFGNKEALFAEAVSEQALAPLVEGPPETLLERMLTTMFDDTRGSAMFFAVLSSEGRAGEAVRTELGAAYRSAFAALAATDDPVDADLRATLLLAWLLGLGQARPEIAGGEKALVAHVLRGARALLSG, encoded by the coding sequence ATGACGACCGCCCCGCGTCCCCGTGACCCGGCACCGCGCCCGCGCGACTCCGCCGCCACCCGCGCCGCCCTGCTCGCCGCCGCGCGCGAGCTGTTCGCCGAGCGCGGCTACGACGGCACCACCGTACGCGGGGTCGCCGACCGGGCCGGGGTCAACCAGGCGCTGCTGTTCCGCTACTTCGGCAACAAGGAGGCACTGTTCGCCGAGGCGGTGAGCGAGCAGGCGTTGGCCCCGCTGGTCGAGGGCCCACCGGAGACGCTGTTGGAACGGATGCTCACCACGATGTTCGACGACACCCGCGGCTCGGCGATGTTCTTCGCGGTGCTGTCCTCGGAGGGCCGGGCGGGCGAGGCCGTGCGCACGGAGCTGGGTGCGGCGTACCGCTCGGCGTTCGCGGCTCTCGCCGCCACCGACGACCCCGTCGACGCCGACCTGCGCGCGACCCTGCTGCTCGCCTGGCTGCTCGGGCTCGGACAGGCCCGCCCGGAGATCGCCGGGGGCGAGAAGGCCCTCGTCGCGCACGTGCTCCGGGGGGCCCGCGCACTGCTCAGCGGTTGA
- a CDS encoding cytochrome P450 — MTTTYPFAEPDGLTFDPRYAELRREEPLARVALPYGGEAWLATRLDDVRTVLADPRFSRAATVGADVPRVRPEIDHESASILNMDAPEHTRLRKLVARAFTVRRVEDLRPRAAALTAELLDGMRAEGPPADLVAHLSVPLPVTIICELLGVPVQDRDIFRAGADAALSTTAMTAQERGAARDALITYMAGLVAQRREEPTDDLLGALVTARDEGDALSERELVGLGVGILVAGHETTMNMIGNMMFALLTRPDRGAALREGPEAVARGVEELLRFLPLGASAGFPRIAIEDVELSGGLVAAGEAVVVSVAAANRDPEVFEGPDQLILDRAENRHVAFGHGLHHCLGAQLARMELQEAVGSLLTAFPDLRLAVDPADVPWRTGALVRGPKELSLSW; from the coding sequence ATGACCACGACCTACCCGTTCGCCGAGCCCGACGGGCTGACGTTCGATCCGCGCTACGCGGAGCTGCGCCGCGAGGAACCCCTCGCCCGCGTCGCCCTGCCCTACGGCGGCGAGGCCTGGCTGGCCACCCGCCTCGACGACGTGCGCACCGTGCTGGCCGACCCGCGGTTCAGCCGCGCGGCGACGGTCGGCGCCGACGTGCCGCGTGTGCGTCCCGAGATCGACCACGAGTCGGCGTCGATCCTCAACATGGACGCTCCCGAGCACACCCGCCTGCGCAAGCTCGTGGCCCGGGCGTTCACCGTGCGCCGGGTCGAGGACCTGCGCCCGCGGGCCGCCGCGCTCACCGCCGAGCTGCTCGACGGCATGCGCGCGGAGGGTCCGCCCGCCGACCTCGTGGCGCACCTGTCCGTCCCGCTGCCCGTCACGATCATCTGCGAGCTGCTCGGCGTGCCGGTGCAGGACCGCGACATCTTCCGGGCGGGAGCCGACGCCGCACTCTCGACGACGGCGATGACGGCTCAGGAGCGCGGGGCCGCCCGCGACGCGCTGATCACCTACATGGCCGGACTCGTCGCGCAGCGCCGCGAGGAGCCGACCGACGACCTGCTCGGTGCGCTGGTCACCGCGCGGGACGAGGGCGACGCCCTGAGCGAGCGCGAGCTGGTCGGGCTCGGCGTCGGCATCCTCGTCGCCGGGCACGAGACCACCATGAACATGATCGGCAACATGATGTTCGCCCTGCTCACCCGGCCGGACCGGGGTGCGGCGCTGCGCGAGGGCCCGGAGGCCGTCGCGCGCGGCGTCGAGGAGCTGCTGCGGTTCCTGCCGCTCGGGGCGTCCGCGGGGTTCCCGCGGATCGCGATCGAGGACGTCGAGCTGTCCGGCGGTCTCGTCGCCGCCGGGGAGGCGGTCGTCGTGTCGGTGGCCGCGGCCAACCGCGACCCGGAGGTGTTCGAGGGTCCCGACCAGCTGATCCTCGACCGCGCGGAGAACCGGCACGTCGCGTTCGGGCACGGGCTGCACCACTGTCTGGGCGCCCAGCTCGCACGGATGGAGCTGCAGGAGGCGGTCGGGTCGCTGCTCACCGCGTTCCCGGACCTGCGCCTCGCCGTCGACCCCGCCGACGTGCCGTGGCGCACCGGCGCGCTCGTCCGCGGGCCGAAGGAGCTGTCGCTCAGCTGGTGA
- a CDS encoding LLM class flavin-dependent oxidoreductase, translating to MRTATTVEASGGDWRETVDFVVEAERIGLDVCWVAEAWGSDAPSALGYLAARTSRIGLGSGVMQVGTRSPVLLAQTALTLADMSGGRFALGLGSSGPQVVEGLHGVPFAHPLGRTRETVAVIRSVFAGEKIAHDGRHVRIPLPDGDGRPMRTSTTPNPDIPIHLATLSPRMLELTGEVADGWLGTSFVPEGAAAYLDPLRAGLERSGRTFADLDVCQGAEVAFAADEDELATMVAARKPGLAFSLGGMGTASSNFYFDAYRRQGWGERADRVRELWLAGDRTAAADAVDDDMVLGTTLLGTEDGVRERLAAWRDAGVTTVRLYPAGDTLDARLETLGRAVDLARPL from the coding sequence ATGAGGACGGCGACGACCGTCGAGGCGTCCGGCGGCGACTGGCGCGAGACCGTCGACTTCGTGGTGGAGGCCGAGCGGATCGGCCTGGACGTCTGCTGGGTCGCCGAGGCGTGGGGCTCCGACGCCCCGTCGGCGCTGGGCTACCTCGCCGCGCGCACGTCTCGGATCGGGCTGGGGTCGGGCGTCATGCAGGTCGGTACGCGCAGCCCGGTGCTGCTCGCGCAGACGGCGCTGACGCTCGCCGACATGTCCGGCGGCCGGTTCGCCCTCGGCCTCGGCAGTTCCGGACCGCAGGTCGTCGAGGGACTGCACGGCGTGCCGTTCGCGCACCCGCTGGGCCGCACGCGCGAGACCGTCGCGGTGATCCGGTCGGTGTTCGCGGGGGAGAAGATCGCCCACGACGGGCGGCACGTGCGGATCCCGCTCCCCGACGGCGACGGGCGGCCGATGCGCACGTCGACGACGCCGAACCCGGACATCCCGATCCACCTCGCCACGCTCTCGCCGCGGATGCTGGAGCTGACCGGGGAGGTCGCCGACGGCTGGCTGGGCACGAGCTTCGTGCCGGAGGGGGCCGCCGCGTACCTCGATCCGCTGCGCGCCGGACTGGAGAGGTCCGGGCGGACCTTCGCCGACCTCGACGTCTGTCAGGGCGCGGAGGTCGCGTTCGCCGCCGACGAGGACGAGCTCGCGACGATGGTGGCCGCGCGGAAGCCGGGGCTCGCGTTCAGCCTCGGTGGGATGGGCACGGCGTCGTCGAACTTCTACTTCGACGCGTACCGCCGTCAGGGGTGGGGGGAGCGGGCCGACCGCGTGCGGGAGCTGTGGCTGGCCGGTGACCGCACCGCCGCTGCCGACGCCGTCGACGACGACATGGTGCTCGGCACGACGCTGCTCGGCACCGAGGACGGGGTGCGCGAGCGCCTGGCGGCCTGGCGCGACGCGGGCGTCACGACGGTGCGGCTCTACCCCGCGGGGGACACCCTCGACGCACGCCTGGAGACCCTCGGCCGGGCCGTCGACCTGGCGAGACCCCTCTGA
- a CDS encoding DUF1990 family protein: protein MPLTRMESPGDGGDLPSAVPPALRHDDVQYVADGVGALLHRCYSVVVDGADRGPEVVMAELSRDPNCAVPDAAVFQRSRGEGGPMRLGDEFLIRMPAPWDGPVRVIDVTPYSFRFATLADHLEAGQIEFRCATRPDGALTFEIESWARPGDALAHVLYNWLPLAKEIQLTVWARTCAAVAELVGGTVRGGVSVITRVVDGPTLDALPVGV from the coding sequence GTGCCACTCACCCGCATGGAGAGCCCCGGTGACGGCGGGGACCTGCCGTCGGCCGTGCCTCCCGCGCTCCGCCACGACGACGTCCAGTACGTGGCCGACGGGGTGGGTGCGCTGCTGCACCGGTGCTACTCCGTGGTCGTCGACGGCGCCGACCGCGGCCCGGAGGTGGTGATGGCCGAGCTGTCCCGTGACCCGAACTGCGCGGTCCCGGACGCCGCGGTGTTCCAGCGCAGCCGCGGCGAGGGCGGCCCGATGCGCCTGGGCGACGAGTTCCTCATCCGCATGCCCGCACCCTGGGACGGCCCGGTCCGGGTGATCGACGTGACGCCGTACTCGTTCCGGTTCGCGACGCTGGCCGACCACCTGGAGGCGGGGCAGATCGAGTTCCGCTGCGCGACCCGCCCCGACGGCGCGCTGACCTTCGAGATCGAGTCCTGGGCCCGTCCCGGCGACGCGCTCGCCCACGTCCTCTACAACTGGCTGCCGCTCGCGAAGGAGATCCAGCTGACGGTGTGGGCCCGCACCTGCGCCGCGGTGGCCGAGCTCGTCGGTGGCACGGTGCGCGGCGGGGTGTCGGTGATCACCCGGGTGGTCGACGGACCGACGCTCGACGCGCTCCCGGTCGGCGTCTAG